Below is a genomic region from Anoxybacillus flavithermus.
TATGCTTATATTATAGTGTAGCGAAATTGTTTATTTGTTTCCACTAACACAACTATACCGATTTTTTCACCGTCTGGGTAGTAATAATGTGCAACGTTCATGAAATCGCCAAGAAGAAAAGAAAGGGGTAAAATATGAGCAAGAAAAGAAAGGGGATGATATCGGTGTACGTATTTATGACAAATGGCACAATCGACTATTTGCAACGATTGCGTAGCCAATACGCAAATGAGCATATGTTGCTTGTATACGATGAAGACAATGGGATGCTTATTCATGAAATAGAAGGAACAAGCGTCTTTCACGAGCCGCGTCCGTACGAAGTGCTTGATGCCGTCGGATCATTTGGGGGAACGTTTGTTGTTTGCAATAATATTCCGGTCACAGACGAAGGAAGACCGTTATTTGAACATCGTTTTCAACAGCGGGCACGGTTAATTGAAAAAGAGCCTGGGTTCGTCGCCATTCGCGTGTTACGTCCGTTAAAAAGCGATACATACGTCATTATGACGATGTGGGAAAATGAAAGTGCCTTTCGTC
It encodes:
- a CDS encoding antibiotic biosynthesis monooxygenase; translation: MYVFMTNGTIDYLQRLRSQYANEHMLLVYDEDNGMLIHEIEGTSVFHEPRPYEVLDAVGSFGGTFVVCNNIPVTDEGRPLFEHRFQQRARLIEKEPGFVAIRVLRPLKSDTYVIMTMWENESAFRRWQQSKAYERAHQKRGTEEGIDQQRSIFPRPSYVTTYAVVKEG